The proteins below are encoded in one region of Cololabis saira isolate AMF1-May2022 chromosome 11, fColSai1.1, whole genome shotgun sequence:
- the LOC133454658 gene encoding heat shock protein beta-1-like translates to MGEQNKTLARPIFRRDVSWDPFPNWTQPSRIFAQDFGLPPFLEPSDLDWLDWAKKRLASFSWPAYAQSPLLPPFTGLHPGAPDQKNQKQLTSGVSEIQTGQNSWKINLDVNHFSPDEITIKTKDGFLQIAGNHEERQDEHGSVARCFTRKYKLPQGVDLQHISSSLSGDGVLSVEAPVPGTSISSPGNEIVVPVQTQESEKGLE, encoded by the exons ATGGgagaacagaataaaacattagCCCGTCCAATATTCCGCCGAGATGTCAGCTGGGACCCTTTCCCAAACTGGACTCAGCCAAGTCGGATCTTTGCGCAGGATTTCGGGCTTCCTCCTTTCCTAGAGCCCAGTGATCTGGACTGGCTTGACTGGGCGAAGAAGAGACTGGCATCTTTCTCCTGGCCGGCGTATGCACAATCTCCTCTTCTGCCTCCGTTTACTGGTCTGCACCCTGGGGCACCGGACCAAAAGAATCAAAAACAACTGACAAGCGGAGTGTCGGAGATCCAAACAGGGCAGAACAGCTGGAAGATCAACCTGGACGTCAATCACTTCTCACCTGATGAGATCACAATCAAAACCAAGGATGGTTTCTTACAAATAGCAG GAAATCATGAGGAGAGGCAGGATGAACATGGATCGGTTGCAAGATGCTTCACTCGTAAATACAA GTTACCACAGGGGGTTGATCTGCAGCACATCAGTTCATCACTGTCTGGAGACGGAGTGCTGTCCGTAGAGGCTCCTGTCCCAGGGACATCCATCAGCAGTCCGGGAAATGAGATTGTTGTACCAGTTCAGACGCAGGAAAGTGAGAAGGGACTCGAATGA